The following nucleotide sequence is from Cricetulus griseus strain 17A/GY chromosome 9, alternate assembly CriGri-PICRH-1.0, whole genome shotgun sequence.
CAGGCAACAAACCTCCATGGATCCTGCTGAGGGCCCTTCTAGGGCCACCATAGTCATCGCTTGTCCTTACTTGCCCCCACAGGCCTGCCTTCTCTGGATGCCAATGACCCCAAAGGTGAGTCAGagcccacccctccacccccctcACCCTAGACCCTGCTGGCGCCTCGGATTCATGGGTGTGTCCTGTCTCTCTTTGCAGATAAGGACAGCCCTTTCTACTATGGTAAGAACCgtgtcccctcctctcttcttctcagtCCCACACATTATTTTGTGCCAAGCGGCCCACACAAGGGTGACTGACAGTTCACAGTGACCCAGGGACCACGACAGGAGAAGGTGGGAAATGGGTGGTTGAACATCCAGATAGGTTACAGGAATAGCCGTGAGGGGGAATTCAAGACAGACACAGGACTGAGTCCAGTCCACAAGAGGCATTAGGTTTAGACCAAACACCAGAATGCTGGTCATGAAACTTTTCCCAGACAAGGTAGGGAATTCTACCCCACTCTTCTCCACTTCCCCCTGCCGCTTGCCCCCTGCCCTCTCGTTCTCCACGGACCCTCACCCCTGCTCCAGCTATCATCCTCAGATACAGAAGGCAACCGCCGATCTCATGACCTGTGCGCCTGCTGGTTCTTCTGCCTGGACCACTGTCTTCCGTGTGTCTTCAGggccacctctgcctccctgcaGATCTCCGTTCCAGTGGGACCCTCTCAGAGAGCCCTTGCTTGGTCACTCTCTCTAAAGACCCTCATCTTGACTTCCTGTCTCCACACTGATCTTTTCCCTTCAGATGGCCTCTCTGTCCCTGAATggacatggaatatcttgtttactTGGTTAGGAACGGCAATGTGCGCACTACTGGGCTGGGGTTTTGCTTTTCCCTTTCACTGCTCTCAAGTTAGATAGACTGGGTGGGGGACATAGGCTGTCTTTGacattttctctgcttccctctcaGATTGGTACAACCTCCGAGTCGGCGGGCTCATCTGTGCAGGGATTCTCTGTGCCGTGGGCATCATAGTCCTTTTGAGTGAGTACAGGAGGGGCCGTtggcgggggggtggggggtgaacaGGGCAGGGACTTGCGTTCCTCCCTCTGACCACATCCGTCTCCAACAGGTGGAAGGTGCAAATGCAAGTTCAGCCAGAAGCCCAGGTGAGACGGGTTCTGGGCGAGACGGGTTCTGGGCACGCCCAAAAGGGCTAAGCCTTGTGCAAAGAGAGCACAGGCCTGGGGGCTCTGCCCTGAGGTCTTCTGGGCTTGGCTTCATGCAAACTATCCTAAGAAGGCTTTGGTCCCTAGCTTTGTACAAACCTACAGTGGAAAACCAGCCAAGAAACCGTATAGCTAGGCAAGCTGAGACTTGAGGACAAATGAGggatttatttgtatattatcACTTCTATTTTTCTAGTCACCGTCCAGGGGATGGGCCACCTCTCATCACACCAGGTAAGACATTTAGGATGACTGGTGGTTGGGGATAGGGCAAGGGTCACAAGTGGTGGTAAATGGGTGGGAATATGCCTGCACGGGGGAGAAGGGACTGGATAGACCCTTGCAAAGCTGACCCGGTCCCCTTACCAGGCTCTGCTCACAATTGCTGAAGATGAACCAGCAGAAGAGCACAGGATGCCTTTGAGCCCAGGTCCTGGCTCTGGAAGTGGACCTGAACTTCGAGATGGCTGTCCTGTCTGTTCCTGACTCTGCCTTGCCCGGGGCCTCATCTTACCCCTCGCATGGTAGCAgactctttgttcattttttaatctaaaataattttacagcGTGCTCAGGTGAGCTAGTGACTGTGCGTGCATTCTAGAGTGTGGCTGTAGGCACCCAGGAGGTGGGCAGATGTTGGAGTGGGCCTGGGGGTCCTTGATGAAGGTGGGCACTTGCGTGCAGAAGCCTGTCTGCCAAGTCTTGAAAGTTAGACCCGTGTGTCGTGGCCTGATGGTGGGCATGAGACTTGCCTCTCTATCCGTGGGCAGCCTCCTTTGTCACTTGAGATTTTCTAGTGGTAAATTAGGGACACTTCTGGGCGTGAAAAAGAGTCCTAATCTCATTGAGAATAACCATATAACAGGGTCATCCATCCTAGCATGTTGGGGCCACTCAGTTTAGCCGCACACCCACCCCTGCAACGGCCTTCTCATTCATTCTGAGACCTCACTTTATCATGAGATCTTTCCACATACCAACTGTCCCTGTGAAGCCTTTAAGTCCCCAGGACACCCCTAACAATATACAGTGGTCACATGAGACCCGAGACTGCCAGTACCCTTGATAGCAGGGCCTCCAGAATGATGCCATGTGACACCCCGGGAAATGCCTAAAAACTTTCAAAGCAAAGTTCTCGCCCAGGGTCCCATCCAGGGCCATCGTCACCTACCACTCAACAGCATTTCCAAGACTGTCCTGCCACGAGCCCACAGACCGGGCAGGTCGGGAGCGCAGGGCATTTATTGAACGGATACACTTTCTGTTCTTGCTCCGGTCACATTCTGGGAACGGGGTGCCCACCCAGGGCCTTCTTCGGCACCTCCAGACTCATCTTTGCCGCGTCACTTTTTCTGCGCACGcgtaaaagcaacaacaacaacaacaacaaaacgatCAGCCTTTGGCAGCAGACATGCGCACAAGCAGCAAAGTGCCAGGCCCGGAAACTGCCCAGCAACTGTGACGTCACAGAGATGCGTACTCCTCCACGAAAGCCAGTGGCCAGATTGGGTTTGAGTGGAAAAGAAAGCTCTCTCTCGGTACAAGCAGGACCAAGGGGTCATTGAGGGTGGGATATCCAGACCTCTTAGAGTTCAGCAGATTGCTCTTTTgatttctgtaatcccagctccaggcTGAGCTCCCAAGTCGTTGCTTATGGGAGCACCTGTCCTCAGCCAAAATGTGGCTTCAGACTGCCAGGGCCCCAAACGTTGTTGGGAGCAGAGGGACCTCCTCCCGTTTGCCCCTAGGGTGCCCATCCTTCAAACGGTAGGCTAAGCCTGACCCAGGCTGATAGATTTGGATAGCATCGCACAGGACTGACTGTGACGGCCAGGAGGCCAGGCCCGAGAGGGTACCCAGATGTCGCAGGAAGCCCTTGCCAGCCCCACAGCCACTTCCAGGGTCCTGCCGAGCCTCAGGCACTGAGATCCAACTCGTGGTGCTGGTAGATCTGCGTGGGGCCCTTGAAGCACGCAGCGAAGAGAAAGCGCCTTCCCGCCACGGTGACTTGGGCAAAGGCTCTGGGGGCCACCAAGGCCGGGGGTCCCAGCTCCTGCAGTGGCTCCAGGATCCCTTTATCTGGCTCAAGGCGGAAGACCTGGCTGAAGGCAAAGTCGCTGCCGAGGATGGCCAACTGGTCTCTGGCGATCAGCAGCGGCTGGAAGACGTGGGCCCCTCGAGACGGAAGTTGCTGGAGCAGGCGGAACATGGAACCATCCCAGCGCATGACCTGCAGGGTGGGAAAGCTAGTTAGAGCCTGGGTCAGGGGCCTTGGGCCTGCCTGTCAGCCTCAAGTCCTAACATGAGCCTGTAGGTCCTCAGTTacatggtagatttttttttctttttcttttcttttcttttttttttttttttgagagtcgTGTTGGTGCTGACTGCCTCAGACTCACAGTCTTTGtacctcagcctccctggtaCTGAGATGACAAGCCTGTAACACCAACACGATGCCCAGCAGCTTTCTTAATGCATAGACAACATTATCTGCTCAGAGCAGGTCATTGTTCCAgacctttctgtctccttcaggtGCCACGCCAGCAATGGTCTGTTGATTTTACATTCATCCCATCTGTTCTGGCCACACCCCGACCCAGCTTCCACCTTCTCCAGCCTGATCCCTGACACCCATTCTTAGCTCCACTGTTTTCCCCTGGAGACCCCTCAAATAACTGAGTTGGGGGGGGTCTGTCCCTGACTGTGCCTCTTTCTGAAAAGAGAGCCCCGGAGGTGGTGAACAGGATCTAACACCAGCTCAGTCTCGAGGGTGTAGCATCCCAAGGGAAGGGTGTGGTCGGAGTTCACTATCTCCCTAGAATGTTCTAGAGTTACAGAGACAAGCTCAGCCGAGTAGAATAAGTTCAGCGGAGCAGGTCATGTTGGCACATTCCTGTTATGCCTGCACAGGGCTGAatcatgagcttgaggccagactggactacatCATTAAAACCCTCTCCGGGTCTCCGCCTCGGGCTGTAGTTGAGGAGGCCAGCTCTCACTTAGAACTCAGCAGCTGAGGGCTGGGAGTTGCAGCTCAGCTGTGGAGCTTATGCCTGAAATTCACTAGAAaggggctgggagtgtggcttgggggggggggcttgctcGCCTGGAATTCATGAGGGATGGGTTGTGGGGGAGGCTCAGTGATGGATCAAAACCATGCCTGGAATTCGCCAGTGAGAGGCTGTGCGGAAACAGCGGTCCAGCCCCCTGTCAAATGAGGGTGAGCAGGTGTGATCAGGCCTGGCTTCCACCGCCTGCCCCCAGGCTCACCATGGAGTCCCCAATGTATCGAGTCAGGCACAGGAACACGTCTCCACCGGCCTGAAAGTGTTTGGTGGCATAGACGTCCTCGGCCTCTGGGATGTCTGTGCGCCTCTCAAAGCGGCCACCAAACCAATGGAAGAGCACCGGCCTCTGGGAGGCCGAAGCCAGCAGCAGATGCGGGCGGCCGTCCAGCTCCAGGGCCTCAGCGTCGGTGTCGCGGTGCCAGGCGTGCAG
It contains:
- the LOC113830948 gene encoding FXYD domain-containing ion transport regulator 3 translates to MQEVALSLLVLLAGLPSLDANDPKDKDSPFYYDWYNLRVGGLICAGILCAVGIIVLLSGRCKCKFSQKPSHRPGDGPPLITPGSAHNC